The following DNA comes from Spirulina major PCC 6313.
TTGGCTGCGGGTCTGCCCTGGCTTGCCCTCTGGGGAACCGCTGGTTCTGGTTTAGTCTTGGGACTCTTCAGTATCGGCATCCAAGACTACCAACGCCGTCGGGTGATCTCGTTCCTCAATCCCTGGGCTGACCCAATGCAGGACGGCTATCAACTGATTCAAAGTCTTTTGGCGGTGGGGTCGGGGGGCCTGTGGGGATCAGGGTATGGCCTGTCGCAACAAAAATTATTCTACTTGCCCATTCAATACACAGACTTTATCTTTGCGGTTTTCGCCGAAGAATTTGGCCTCGTGGGCGGGATCTTGCTGCTGCTCCTTTTGGGCTGCTATGCGACGCTGGCGGTGTGGGTGGCGCTGAAGTCTCGCTACGCGGTGCATCAACTGATTGCGATGGGGGCGATGATTTTTCTGGTGGGGCAGGCGTTGGTTAATATTGCGGTGGCTACGGGGATGCTGCCGACGACGGGGCTACCGTTGCCGTTCTTTAGCTATGGGGGCAGTTCGGTGATTGCGAGTTTAGCGATCGCGGGCCTCCTGATCCGCGTCGCCCGCGAAAGCACCGTTGCCGAAGTCGTGTCACTCCAGGGCCGCCGCGCCAAGCCCCAAGCCACCCCCCCGAATCCCACCCCACCCGAAAACCCTTAAAGCAGGGTGGTACACTGGGCTATGGGCTGATGGCCCTCTGTTTATTCAACTCTGCGGACTAAAATCTGTGGCTTCGCTTCGTTCTTCTCGCTCACCGGCTTGGCAACGCTTCACCTTAACCCTGCTTGCTCAGGGGGTGCGTCTTTGGCGTGATCCCCAAGCTCGACGCTTGGGCCAATGGGGGATCGGCACGGGGGGCGCGATCGCCCTCTGTTTATGGAATTGGCAACTCGTCCTCTCCACCAGTGCCGGAGTTGGGGCGATGCTCTCGGTCTATTGGCTGCAAACGGGCCAATGGCGGCAATATTGGGCCACGGTGCAGCGGGTGCTAGATGGCCCGCAACAGCCCCTGGTGATTGCGGTGGCCAGCGGCGGCGGCATTGCGATCGCCACCTATCTCGCCAGCACCCTCTGGCTCACCACCGAAAACCATTGGCTCGCCACCAGCGAAATTCTCCAAAGCGTTGGGATCGTGGCTATTCTCGGCCTGCTAATCACCCAGTTTCTCCACCAACACCGCCACCACCTCAACCACCGCTACGATCGCCTCGTCTGGGCCCTCAGTCACCCCAACCCGATCAAACGCCTCTTCGCCGTCCGTAAACTGAGCCAAGCCTACCCCAGCTACAGCCGCAGCCAACGCGCCCATCTGCGCGAATATTTCCTCCTCTCCCTGACTCAAGAAAACCATCCCCGCGTTCAACAGGCCCTCGTCGCCACCCTCAACCACATCGATCCCGCCCTCCTTTCCCACACCGACCTCCAACCTCTCCACCTCCCCCTTCACCTCAAACACCCCATCCCCGAACCCCACTGGATCGAACGATAAGCAAAAACCCCTCATCCTAGGGGGAGAGGGGTTGAGGGTGAGGGTGAGGGGTCAATTCAGGAGGGTGGGTTAGGCGGCTTAAACTTCCGATATCACTGCCATTGAGCAATCCGCCGTAACCCACCGATGCAGAGGGTGTGACCCTATTCTTGAGTTTGCAGCAAACCAATGGGGCATTCTACGCCCGTGCCCCCCAGACCACAGTAGCCGTTGGGATTCTTCGCGAGGTATTGCTGGTGATAGTCTTCGGCGTAGTAGAATTCCGGCGCAGCTAGGATTTCCGTGGTGATTTCACCATAGTTCGCGGCTTGGATTACCGCTTGATAGGCTTGCTTGGCGGCGATCGCTGCCTGCTTTTGAGCCTCGGAATAGGTGTAGATCCCCGACCGGTACTGCGTGCCCGTATCGTTCCCTTGGCGCATGCCTTGGGTGGGATTGTGGCTTTCCCAAAACACCTTAAGCAACATTTCGTAGGGAATCACCTGGGGATCGTAGACCACCAGCACCACCTCGTTATGCCCCGTTTGCCCCGTACAAACTTCCTGATAGGTCGGATTAGGGGTCAAACCCGCCCCGTAGCCCACCGCCGTGGAATACACGCCCTCTAACTGCCAAAACTTTCGTTCGGCTCCCCAAAAACACCCCAGCCCAAACATCGCCAGTTCCATCCCCTCCGGAAACGGAGCTTTGAGGGGATGACCGTTGACAAAGTGTTGTTTCGGAACCGGCATCGCTTGGGAGCGTCCCGGTAAGGCTTCGCCGGGGGCCGGCAAGGTTAATTTTTTACCAAAACCAAATAAACCCATAGTGTAAAAATATTGGCCGCAGCCATCACGATCTACATCTATACAGTCTAGCGATCCTCCCCAAGAAGGTTAGGGAATTGTGGCGCGATCGCACCCCCCAATCCAGACCTGGGATCAATTGTTACGGTTTATTGACGCAATGATCCCCGCCATGCCCATCCTCTCGTGTGCTGGGAATGAATTCATGCCATCCGCCCCTTGACCCTAGAGGATTAGGCTTCTTAGATATAGGCAAGCGATCGCACTCGCTGTCTCAAGATGCGATACCTTCTGTTCATCCAAATGCTTTTTTTGATAGCAACCCTGATAACAAACAAAACGTACCGATGGCCGAACAACGCCAATCCTTAGAAGAACTTACCTTGCGGCAACTGCGTAAAGTTGCCAGTGACTACAACATTTCCCGATACAGCAGAATGCGGAAATCGCAACTTCTCGCTGCTATCCAAGCGATTGAAATTGAACGCCTAGCTCCCCCCCTTTCATCTTCCGTTAACTTAGCGAGTCAACCAACCGAGGAAAAAACAGCAGTGGAAGCATCAAAGTTTGAAGTGGGTCAATACGACGAAGCCCTCCCGGATTTAGCTTCTGTGGATGCAGACTTACCCGAATTACCCAGCGGCTACGGTGAGAGTTGTATCGTTTTAATGCCTCGTGATCCCCAATGGTGTTACGCCTACTGGGATATTCC
Coding sequences within:
- a CDS encoding FtsW/RodA/SpoVE family cell cycle protein yields the protein MTLNSPTQSKPRSWTQAFRYLIPFLDGDVAHWSMEARLLRWLTFLWLFLGLMVLFSASFPVADAEYGDGLYYFKRQLVWIALGMVGFSVVVRSPIRRLLNLARWLMPFFVLLIVITLIPGIGTTVNGATRWLTVFFIPLQPSELIKPVLILQSASIFGRWPKLPWILRGIWLSIFAIMLGAILLQPNLSTAALCGMSLWLMALAAGLPWLALWGTAGSGLVLGLFSIGIQDYQRRRVISFLNPWADPMQDGYQLIQSLLAVGSGGLWGSGYGLSQQKLFYLPIQYTDFIFAVFAEEFGLVGGILLLLLLGCYATLAVWVALKSRYAVHQLIAMGAMIFLVGQALVNIAVATGMLPTTGLPLPFFSYGGSSVIASLAIAGLLIRVARESTVAEVVSLQGRRAKPQATPPNPTPPENP
- a CDS encoding ATP synthase subunit I translates to MASLRSSRSPAWQRFTLTLLAQGVRLWRDPQARRLGQWGIGTGGAIALCLWNWQLVLSTSAGVGAMLSVYWLQTGQWRQYWATVQRVLDGPQQPLVIAVASGGGIAIATYLASTLWLTTENHWLATSEILQSVGIVAILGLLITQFLHQHRHHLNHRYDRLVWALSHPNPIKRLFAVRKLSQAYPSYSRSQRAHLREYFLLSLTQENHPRVQQALVATLNHIDPALLSHTDLQPLHLPLHLKHPIPEPHWIER
- the msrA gene encoding peptide-methionine (S)-S-oxide reductase MsrA produces the protein MGLFGFGKKLTLPAPGEALPGRSQAMPVPKQHFVNGHPLKAPFPEGMELAMFGLGCFWGAERKFWQLEGVYSTAVGYGAGLTPNPTYQEVCTGQTGHNEVVLVVYDPQVIPYEMLLKVFWESHNPTQGMRQGNDTGTQYRSGIYTYSEAQKQAAIAAKQAYQAVIQAANYGEITTEILAAPEFYYAEDYHQQYLAKNPNGYCGLGGTGVECPIGLLQTQE